From Lonchura striata isolate bLonStr1 chromosome 3, bLonStr1.mat, whole genome shotgun sequence, one genomic window encodes:
- the COL10A1 gene encoding collagen alpha-1(X) chain, translating to MHLQISLLLLFCLNIVHGGDGYFSERYQKQSSIKGPHFLPYNVKSQGVQVRGEQGPPGPPGPAGPRGQPGPAGKPGFGSPGPQGPPGPPGPPGFSAVGKPGVPGLPGKPGARGLNGEKGEPGPAGLPGARGPQGPPGAPGPAGLTVPGKPGPQGPPGALGPRGPPGEKGEPGIPGINGQKGENGFGIPGRPGGRGLPGPQGPRGPPGPAGIGKPGESGLPGQPGLKGDRGFPGAPGAAGLPGPQGLPGEPGEVGIGKPGPMGPPGAAGIPGAKGHPGPAGLPGSPGLPGFGKPGLPGMKGHRGPEGPPGLPGPKGDQGPAGVPGEPGPVGPPGSMGPHGLKGLPGENGLPGPKGDMGPAGHPGFPGAKGERGLPGLEGKPGYPGEQGLAGPKGHPGLPGAKGDAGPAGLPGLPGPMGPQGAKGVPGTNGEPGPRGPSGIPGIRGPIGPPGLPGAPGAKGEPGAPGLPGPAGISTKGSSGPMGPPGPPGPKGSNGEPGLPGPPGPPGPPGQAVIPQMPEGYVKAGESRDLSGISFIKGGVNQALTGMPVSAFSVILSKAYPAATVPIKFDKILYNRQQHYDPRTGIFTCRTPGLYYFSYHVHAKGTNVWVALYKNGSPIMYTYDEYKKGYLDQASGSAVIDLMENDQVWLQLPNSESNGLYSSDYVHSSFSGFLFAHI from the exons ATGCATTTACAAATATCTTTACTGCTGCTGTTCTGTCTGAATATTGTCCATGGTGGTGATGGATATTTTTCTGAGCGATATCAGAAACAATCGAGCATCAAGGGGCCACATTTTCTACCATACAATGTAAAGAGTCAAG GTGTGCAGGTAAGGGGGGAACAAGGACCCCCTGGTCCCCCAGGCCCCGCTGGACCAAGAGGACAACCAGGTCCTGCAGGAAAGCCAGGGTTTGGAAGTCCGGGTCCCCAAGGCCCCCCTGGTCCCCCAGGACCACCTGGGTTCTCTGCAGTCGGAAAGCCAGGAGTGCCTGGTCTACCAGGAAAGCCAGGAGCAAGAGGACTAAATGGTGAGAAAGGAGAACCCGGACCTGCCGGACTCCCAGGAGCAAGAGGGCCACAAGGGCCCcccggcgctcccggccccgcagGACTGACCGTCCCTGGCAAGCCAGGACCACAGGGccccccaggagccctgggGCCACGGGGACCCCCTGGCGAGAAGGGAGAGCCAGGTATCCCCGGTATAAATGGACAAAAGGGAGAAAATGGATTCGGAATTCCAGGCCGTCCGGGTGGCAGGGGTCTTCCAGGCCCGCAGGGACCGCGGGGCCCCCCCGGTCCGGCTGGGATAGGGAAGCCTGGTGAAAGTGGCCTGCCAGGTCAGCCAGGGCTGAAAGGTGACCGAGGTTTTCCAGGcgcacctggagcagctgggctcCCAGGTCCCCAGGGCCTCCCAGGTGAACCTGGAGAAGTCGGCATTGGCAAGCCTGGGCCAATGGGACCGCCAGGAGCAGCAGGTATCCCCGGCGCCAAGGGACATCCTGGACCTGCAGGGTTGCCTGGATCCCCAGGACTCCCAGGTTTTGGAAAGCCAGGATTGCCAGGGATGAAGGGACACAGAGGGCCTGAAGGTCCTCCTGGCCTTCCAGGACCTAAAGGAGACCAAGGTCCGGCTGGTGTGCCAGGAGAACCGGGGCCGGTGGGGCCACCAGGGAGCATGGGTCCCCATGGACTGAAAGGCTTGCCTGGCGAGAATGGCCTGCCTGGGCCCAAAGGCGACATGGGCCCCGCCGGCCACCCGGGATTCCCAGGGGCCAAGGGGGAACGAGGCCTACCGGGATTAGAGGGAAAACCGGGATACCCAGGTGAGCAGGGTCTTGCTGGTCCCAAGGGACACCCAGGTCTCCCAGGCGCCAAGGGCGAtgccggccccgcggggctgcctgggctgccGGGTCCCATGGGTCCGCAGGGAGCCAAGGGGGTGCCAGGCACCAACGGAGAGCCAGGCCCCAGAGGGCCTTCAGGAATACCTGGGATCAGAGGTCCCATTGGCCCCCCTGGCCTGCCAGGAGCCCCCGGTGCCAAGGGTGAGCCAGGGGCACCAGGACTGCCGGGCCCAGCAGGCATTTCCACAAAAGGCTCAAGTGGACCCATGGGACCGCCGGGACCCCCCGGCCCTAAAGGCAGCAATGGTGAGCCTGGCTTGCCCGGGCCCCCAGGTCCTCCTGGTCCCCCTGGCCAAGCTGTAATCCCACAGATGCCTGAAGGCTATGTTAAAGCAGGAGAGTCTCGGGACCTATCAGGGATATCCTTCATAAAAGGAGGAGTAAACCAAGCTCTGACAGGGATGCCGGTGTCTGCTTTCAGTGTCATCCTCTCAAAAGCCTACCCTGCGGCAACGGTCCCCATCAAATTTGATAAAATCCTGTACAATAGGCAGCAACACTATGACCCTAGAACAGGAATCTTCACCTGCAGAACCCCTGGACTGTACTATTTCTCCTACCATGTACACGCAAAAGGAACAAATGTTTGGGTTGCACTCTACAAAAATGGTTCCCCAATTATGTACACCTATGATGAGTACAAGAAAGGATACCTTGACCAGGCTTCTGGCAGTGCTGTCATCGATCTCATGGAGAATGACCAAGTATGGCTCCAACTGCCCAATTCAGAATCTAATGGTCTCTACTCCTCTGACTATGTTCACTCTTCTTTCTCAGGTTTCCTGTTTGCTCACATCTAA